The Peribacillus sp. FSL P2-0133 genome has a segment encoding these proteins:
- a CDS encoding DUF421 domain-containing protein, whose translation MSDAVEIIFRTFTSFILLWVFVQLLGKQTIAQRTYHLYIASITMGTIAGNLAFNIKIKFLYFIIAIIIMGTVVFMLNLLAVRNPRFGKWIAGEPATLIQKGKILEESMERMGYSLDSLKQALRGKDVFNIEEVEYAILEINGSLSVLKKEQYQNATKQDLPLLPSAGTVPIELVYDGKILYENLSKHTYDDEWLMAELKKRNLAVFDISYAVVGSKGNLYIDLFKDQSRE comes from the coding sequence ATGTCAGACGCTGTTGAAATCATCTTTCGAACATTTACCTCTTTTATTTTGTTATGGGTATTTGTCCAGCTCCTCGGTAAACAGACAATTGCCCAGAGGACCTATCACCTTTATATCGCTTCAATTACGATGGGGACAATTGCAGGAAATCTGGCATTCAATATTAAAATTAAATTCCTGTATTTTATCATAGCAATTATTATTATGGGTACCGTCGTTTTTATGCTGAATCTTCTAGCGGTTAGAAATCCGCGCTTCGGGAAATGGATCGCTGGAGAACCTGCTACCTTAATTCAAAAAGGGAAGATTCTCGAAGAGTCAATGGAACGAATGGGGTATTCACTGGATTCTCTTAAACAGGCTTTGCGTGGAAAAGATGTCTTCAACATAGAAGAAGTCGAATATGCCATTTTAGAGATTAATGGCTCCCTCTCTGTATTAAAAAAAGAACAATACCAAAATGCCACCAAGCAGGATTTACCTTTACTGCCCTCTGCAGGAACTGTACCGATTGAACTGGTCTATGACGGGAAGATCTTATATGAAAACTTATCCAAACACACCTACGATGACGAATGGTTAATGGCTGAACTCAAAAAAAGAAACCTTGCTGTTTTTGACATCTCGTATGCTGTCGTAGGGTCAAAAGGAAATTTGTATATTGATTTGTTTAAGGATCAATCAAGGGAATAA